In Xenorhabdus griffiniae, the genomic window TGATATTAAAGCCTTCGCAGATATTAAAGGTAAACGCTCAGCCCAATCATTGACCAGCAATTACGGGCAACTGGCAACGTCTTACGGCGCAAGTTTGGTCAGTACAGATGGCTTTAACCAGGCCATTGATCTGGTCGCGACCGGACGCGCTGATGCCACACTCAATGATCGTCTGTCATTCCTTGACTTCAAAAAACAGCGCCCTAATGCACCGGTAAAAATTGTTGCCCAACAAACCGATGCGAGTAAATCTGCCGTCTTGCTGCGTAAAGGGGATGCGGAGTTACTGGAAGCAGTGAATAAGGCTCTACAAGAGATAAAGGATGACGGTACGTATACCCGTATCTCTGAGAAATATTTTGGCGTAGATATTTCCAAATAAAATTTTCTTTGCTTGAGAATATGGCGTTGTTTTTTCCAAGGTGCCGTAAGACCCCGTTCTTCATACGCTATCACACAAGGGCGGGGAGACTACTATTCTGACGTAGTCTCCCCGCTCCCAGGCATTTGTCGTAAGTTATTGTATTAGTCGTCTAAACTACGTCTCAATTTCATAAATGACTTAATTATTATAGGTTACAATCTCTACTAATTATAGACTATGATCTATAAAATAATATTGCATATATAGAGAGTCAGTGTGTGGGAAATAATAACAACAACATTATTTGACCAATGGTTTAATGAACAATCTGATGAGCTACAGGAAGATGTTTTGGCTGCTATGCATGTACTGGGAATTAAAGGACCAATGTAGGACGACCACTAGCTGATAATTTGAATGGCTCACACCAAATATGAAAGAACTACGGATACAACATGTTGGCGAGCCAATTCGAGCGTTTTTCGCTTTTGATCCGAATCGCAGTGTGATCATTCTTTGTGCTGGTAGCAAGGCCGGGCAAAACCAAAAATTGTTCTACGAAAAGATGCTCAAGATTGCTGATAAACAATTCAAAATTCATTTGGAAAAATTGGAGAAATAACATGGCTACATTAAAAGAATTGGTGGACAAACGCAGTCCAGAAAGCAGAGGTAGAATTAAAGAGAAAGCAGCAGAATTACTGCTTGAAACACAACTTTATCAAATTCCTAAAAATTTGGGGATCGCACAATCGTCAGTCGCTGCTATTGAGCAACGTGGAAATGAACTGAAAATATCCACGCTGAAAAAATATATTGAATCTATGGGCGGCGAAATGACACTAGGTGTTAATTTACCTAATGGTAAATCAATGAGTTTTTCCACTTAAAAATAAGTGCGCCTGTGGTCCCACCTTGTTAACACTAGAATCCAATTGGTTAATACTCGCAATTTTTAATTATTTCCCTTCTTTAATTCAGATTAACCATACCAATCTAACTTCAAGATACGTGTGATTTTTCCCCGCTTAGCGGGAAGAAATCAGGTTTTATATCGTGTTGTAAATTGCAACTTGAAGTTTAATGCGTATATGTTGCCGAGAGATTCTCACTTCAATTCCATACCTTAAAATATCTTATACTAAAATCAGTATTAAAAAACAACACCACTCTCGCAGATCACCATTATTTATTAATGTTAATTAACATATTTAAACACACTAAAGCATTTAACAAAACTCTATAAAAATTTATAATTCGATTTATTTCACTGAAACCTAAACAACCTACAAATGAGTTAAGGAAAATAAATAATGCTATCAGAAATGACCACTGCTTATCGTAAATCTAACGCATTGTTTGCTTTTGTAGAAAGCAAAGCACCACTATATTTAAGTACCCAAGATGGAAAGACTCTGGAACAGCTTGCTCAACTATGCCATGTTTCCCAAGATAGGTTCCATCGGCTATTGAATTATATGCAATCTCTTAATGTATTAATAAAAAAAGATGATAAATTTTACCTTACAGAGCAATGTTCATCACTAAGTGATCCAAACAGTCTTGAAACACTACATGTAAAATTCGAATTAAGTCCAATCAGCTGGAACGCCTGGTCACAATACAGTGCTTCCTTAAGTAAAACAAATAGTAAATCGGCTTTTGAACTGAGTCATCAAGAGAAATTTTTTGACTATTTAAGTCATGAACATAATAAATCGCTTAAATCTACTTTTGATCATTTAATGACAAAAATTACCGACACAATGAATAAACATATTATTGAGCACATTCCCCTAAATGGTATTTCTTCAATCATGGATGTAGGAGGAGGTCAAGGCTCTTTAGCCAAAAATATAAAAATGCATTACCCACATATCCAATGCCACGTTATGGATCAGTATGATTTTACTGAACGAGAATCAGAAGAAGTCACTTTTATCAATGGCGATTTCTTTTCCTCTATTCCATCAAGATATGACGCTTATTGCATGAAAAATGTTTTGCATAATTGGCCAGATAATCAAGCCATTGATATTCTCAGGAATTGCCATAAGGCAATGGGTAAAGATTCCGTTTTATATATTATCGATATGCTTAAAGATCAAAATGATGCAGAGGCAGAGTCATTTGATTTACATATGGATATCCTTTTATCAGGTAAAGAACGGTATCAATCAGAATTTGAATCTGTAGCAAAACAAGCCGGACTCTCTATCACAAATACCTATAACCTGAATTTTTCCCTAACGGGAGGCAGCCAATACATTATTGAAATGAAAAAATAAATTTTTAATAATCTGAATTTGAGATAAGAAATTGTGTCATTATTTTTTCTAACTCATCGCTAGGATTATAAATAAAAAATTCACCTTTCATCAAAATTTGGGCGTTTCTCTGCACACTTGCATACTTTATATAGTCACCATCATGTGTGATACTAAATTTGGATATCCCAGATAAATGCTCAATCCGTACAGTAGAGTGGCCGTTAACCCTATTAGCATAATAAAGATGACTGGCAACCGTTCCGGGAAAACAGCAAGCAGCAGCTAAGCAGCAACCACCGGATACCGCGACAGATAAATGAACGTTTTTGGGCGTGAGATACCTGATAGTAATATCTCCTTTGGATAAAGAAGGCGCAACAATGGCGACTTTGGGTTGGGTGATAGATTCTGTTAAATCCTTTTTATTCATCACTGCTCCATTGTTCTGACGAATTCCCATCTTAATCCCCATCTCTACCCTGATTTGCATGATTTTTTCTTGTAATACTTGATTATTTTTAATTTCATTGGGATTTTCGTAACCCGAAATTCCCAAACTTTGGGCATTGATAATAATCATCGGTACAGCGACATCAATACACGTGACCGGAATGCCATTCACTTTATCAATCAAATTTCCTGTCGGAAAAAGGGCTTTTGTTTTTGAACATGCAGGATCTGCAAATGACACATTAATCTCAGGAAAATTACCCACTACACCAGGTATATGTGCCAGTTGGTATTTAGGTGACACATTCGCCATCGTACACACAATATTTTTATTGGTATTTGTATTATAAATACTTAACTTTCCATCGGGCATTAACAACTTTTCTTCTGGGAGATCTCTTATTACCAAGGGTATTGACGAGGTCATATTTCCACAGTTAACTTCCCACGATACGGTACTACTTTCTTTTTCAAGTTGAGCAAAAGTGCTAATCACCTTTTTAGCTTGATAATCGATATCAATAATAAAAGCTTTATTACTGGTTGTCGTTTCCCTGCCCAACCCCTGTAGTTGTTTATTATTTTCATTTTTTCCTTCAAGAGGCACACCCATGATATGTCTAATAATTTCTTCTTTGAGTTCTTTTTTTTCTGGTAGATGTTTTTGTAATAAAACGATACCGGTTGAAGTTCCACCTCTCACATAATAGAGAGGAATACGTATAGGAAAAGATAATTTTTTCATGTTAATTACCATTACTAAATTAGTTTTTCTTCAATGGCCTTATTATAGATTCAAACATATCTACATCTCGTTGATAGGCTAAACCATAATTCCAGTCTCTCTTAAAGGTTTCTTTATGATAAGTTTTTAAAAACCTATCCCAAACAGAAAATATAAAAGAATAGTTAGTATTATTATTTTCATATTCTTTATCATGATGAGGCTCATGGAATCGTGGAGTTGTAATTAAATAAGATAGTGTTTTTTCAAATTTAATTTGGAGCGTCACTTTTGAATGATGAAAAATAGCAATAATAAAACCAATAATAGAATGAAGTAAAATAGCCTCCATAGATATTCCCAATATCCAAATAATTATAAAATTTAAACACGTGTGGAAAATAGATTCCATAAAATGTACTCTCAACCCTGTTGTAGCATCCAAAACTTCATCAAGGTGATGTATCTCATGAAACTTCCACATGAATTGGTTTTTGTGGCTAATGCGATGAAAAAGGTAACCTGCCAGATCAAGGATGATAATAGCTATTATTATAGACAGAACTGCCCCTTTATGGGATAACATATGCGTTAAAGAATGGGTACTAGCATAAATAACAAGAGGCATAAGAAACAGAAATGAAATTAATTTTGTTAATAAAAAATTGCAAAAGTTATTTTTCCAATGGCGGTTATAAATATCATATCTATAATTTTTCCTTATATAAATAACAATATCAAAAATAAATAAGAATAAAAACCACAAAATAAGAAAATAATTAATCATCATATTCCCTAGATAAAAGAGATATAAAGGCACATAATCACGAGATAGAAAGAATGTATTGCATTAATGATAAACAAAATATAAATAAGGATTCTATTTATTGGTAAGTTAATAAGATAAATTATCTGCATTACTGTTATAATCGATAACCCGATTTTCCACCTGTTCTTATGAAATCGAAGATAACACTTTCTGAGTCTGAACGAATGACATTGCAACAACAGGCCTTGAATCACCCACATCGGGATGTCCGGACACGAGGAACGGGGTTGCTCATGCTTGCCAGAGGCGTCAAGCCGTCCCAGATCACCGTTGAGATAGGATGCAGTCTCCGGGTTATCTACAACTGGGTTCACACATGGCACCATTGCGGGATAGCGGGATTATTAGGGGGTCATGCCGGAGGCCGCTATCTTGCCATGACGCCTGAAATGATTGCCACTGCGGTCGAAGCAGCTCGCGCAGAGTCCCTGACGCTCGCCCGAATCGCTCAGTGTGTTGAGGCAAAGCATGGTTCCCTGCCCTGTACGCTTGAAACGCTGGCGAATACCCTGAAAAAGCAGGGGCTCACCTATAAACGAACCCGCCTGTCGCTGAAAAAAAGCGCAACGAAATGGAGTTTGCTAAAAAATCCGCCTTGCTAAGCAAAATTAAGGCGGGAGCCCAGTCAGGACATGACCGTCTGGTCTATTTTGATGAGGCCGGTTTTGCCGCATCTCCGCCGGTGCAATATGGGTGGAGCCCTCGGGGTAAACCCCATGAAACTGAACCCCAAGACCATCACAGACGGTCCGTTCTGGGGGCATTAAATTACACGGCCAACACGCTGTTTTACCAGCTAATATCAGGCAGTGTTACGCGAGCTGATGTGATTGATTTTTTAGAGCAGGTAGCCCAACAAGGAGACAACCGGCTGACATTTTTAGTGCTAGATAATGCGCGTATCCACCATGGGATCGAGGAAAAAACCAGAACTCGCTGGTTACGGGAGCACAACCTGATTTTACTTTATCTTCCCGCCTACAGCCCAGAGCTGAATCTGATTGAAATCGTCTGGAAACAAGCCAAATATCACTGGCGACGTTTTATCACCTGGACTCAAGATACCATGGAGTATGAGCTCAATACGTTATTGGAAGGTTATGGTGATCAATTTGCAATTAATTTCTCTTGAGCACTTAAAGAACATTATTTGTTACATCCTTCTTAAATTTTATATCAACAGAAACTATGGAATATAGCATTTAAGCCCCCAAGTATAGATAAGAAAATATTGTTGCTGGTCGTTATATTATCCCAAAGAAACTTAATCAGTCAGACAACTCATAATTATTTTCATCCATAATATTATAAATACCTGATAAAGATCACATAACATTTTAAAAACACTAGACAATTATATATTCAATATTGGATAAGAATAAAATCAATAATAATTCTTATTATCACTTGTAACGAGCTAAAACGATGAATGTGATTTCAAAAAAATCAAATAAAAACATCAGTAAAAAACAACCTATTGATTGTAAAGTTAATCTTGTGACACAAAAATTGCACTCCGATTCAGAATGCCGGAATATGGGCTGGTACAATATTTATCTCCCAAAACAACAGGGACAAAGTAATTTTCGTTGCTTTAATATTAGTAAAGAAATTTACTTCACTAAAAGCTACTATTATGGAAAAGAACCTCTGTTTTCTAAGAGTAACTATCTTTATGACACTACTCTTATGATTTTTGGCCTGAAAGGAAAAAGTCATCTAGGTCTCTCAGCAACACAACTAAACCACACGATCAATGCAGGAGATATTTGGTTATTTAATCTTCATCATCTTCATAACCCTGCATTATATCGCCTTAGCACACCGAATCTCCGACATGAAATGGCCGTTCTCAAATTTCCTACAGAACGTTTAAAACGCGCCTTTTCAGCTAATGATGAAAAACTTATGTCAATCTTTAATCTGGAGGTGTCCCATGTGGCAATACAACAGGATAATGATGAATGGATTGCTCCTCTGGTCGAGAACCCACTTAAAACCCCCTTTGATCGGATAAAAGCTGAGAGCAGGGCCCTAGAACTCATTTCACACTGGTTACTTCCTCTCGGGCAATATATATCCATCACCTCAAAAGATCATTCAGACTCATGTTGTTATCAAAGTACTGCGGTAGAAAAAGCTCGCGAGATCCTGATTGCTGAACTGACTAATCCACCAACCTTGTACGATTTGGCAAAACAAGTGGGAATGAGTCATACCCGGCTTAATCAGAATTTTAAAAGAAATTATGGAAAAACTGTTTTTGACTGGCTAAGAGGATATAGGCTACAGCTTGCAAAAACATATCTTCAAGATAGGCAATATAGTATCACTTTTATAGCACATTTATGTGGTTTCAGCAGCACCAGCCATTTCATACAAACATTTCGTCAACATGAAGGTTGCACCCCTGTTACCTATCGAACCAATTATCTTAGTAAGGAAATATATCATGTTGATTAAATTACCAACTCATTATCTTTCATTATTTCCTCTGATGATAATGCTTCTTGGGAACGCTATAGCACACAGTCTATTTATGATTGGTTTCCCAATTATAGGGCGCACTATGGGAATCAATGAATTGTTGACAGGAACATTACTTTCTGTCTCTGCTTTCAGTATGATGATTTTTGCTCCCTTCTGGGGCCGCTATACAGATAAACATGGGCAAAAAGCGCCTGTAGTTATCGGCATTGTGAGCACTGCATTATTTCTGATATTAACTGCTGGGGTGATCAAATTTCACACATCCTTTGAGCTTACTATCCCACTGCTTTTTTCCTTATTCTTACTGTTAAAACTGACTCAATCTATTGGTGTTGCAGGGCTGATGCCCAGTGCACAAGCGTATGTTGTAAACCAAACTTCACACCACGAACGTCTTTCAGGAATGGGGGTTATTGGGGCAACATTTGGCTTTGGCAGCATTATCGGTGGCTATCTTGCAATGAGTTCCGGCATAACACAATTTCCATCAGCGCTGTTTATTTTGGGGGTAATTATGCTCATCATTAGCTTGGGGCATCGTTTTTTGAAAACACGTCCACTATCCCATGTACCACAGAATACCATGCTCCCTTATTCTTCATGCCCCCAACCACACAACTCAATTTTACCCTTTGCTTTAATAACATTCTGCGTCTTACTGGTTTATGGCATGCTCCAGCAGACCACTGGTCTCAGATTACAAGATCAACTTGGGTTTTCTACTCAAGAGGCTTTAAAAGGAAGTGGGGAACTGTTGATTTCATCTATGATCAGTATGGCAGCAGGACAAGTTATATTCACTAATTTCACGACCAAGTACGCAGGCCGACTAATGATCATTGGATTTTTCTTCGGTTTGTTGAGTCTGATATATCTTGCGATAAGCAACACCTATATTTGTATGCTGATTGCGATGGTTTGTCTGGGAGGCGCCATGAGTTTGATTATTCCTGCCAACCTTACGTTGCTAAGTCAGACCGTCGGTGAAAAACATCAAGCTTATGCAGCCTCAATTAATTTGATCGGCAAGGGACTAGGATGGGCTGCCGGACCTGTTATGGGAGTTGTATTTTATCAATATACACCGACCCTACCTGTCTGGTTCTCAATGATATTCTTCCTTGTAGCACTAGGTATTGTGATTTATCAGCGAAAAAACAGGCTGATTTTACAATAAACTAATTATCATGAGGGCTCTGAAACAGATTGGAATAGAGCCCTCGGAGAACACTACACATCAACAATAATAGGTGCGCCCTGTTTGATTAAAGAGTTAGCGATAATATTACGATGGATTTCAGATGTTCCATCAATAATTCTGAATAACCGTGCATCGCGATAAAAACTTTCTATTAAATGCCCATCATGGCAACCTGAAGCGCCAAAAATCTGAACGGCATGATCGGCAACTTTCCCCAGCAGCTCGGTAACAAATACTTTCAGCATCGAAATTTCTTCACGACACGATTCTCCCTGATCCATTCGTCTAGCTGTTTCCCACAACAATGCTCGCGCCGCCCGAATCTCAATAGCACAATCGGCAAGTATGTATCGAATATTCCCAGTTTCAACAATAGGTTTTCCAAATTGGTGACGTTGCTTGGCATGTTCTGTCATCAGATCAAGTAAACGCACACATTTACCCAGACCACGTGCAGCAACTTTCGCAAGACGTGCCCTTCCCAGAGTTTGACATAATATTTTAAATCCTTGATTCATCTCACCCAGTAAGGCGTCTTCTTCCACATGAATTTGATTAAATATCAGTTCATTATGGCTAGTGCCAATAAATCCCATCATATTAAAACTCTTCCCGAAAGAGAAGCCAGGCACATTTTTGTCTACTAAAAACAGAGAAATCCCTTTCGCCCCCAGTTCAGGGGCTGTTTTCGCTGCCACAATAAAATAGTCTGAGTACTCGGCATCACTGATATACGCTTTCCGGCCATTAAGCACCCACCCCTGATCGCTCTTAGTTGCACAGGTCTTAATGGAAGCTGCATCAGATCCAGCCTCAAGCTCAGAAACAGCTAGCGAGCACCAACGCTTTCCTTTCAGTGCTGGAAATAAGTATCGTTCCTGTTGAGCCACTGTACCCAGCATCAGACATTCATAGATATTTCCCGTTGCCCGCCTGATTAGAATATCTTTTGTCACCCCCAATTGTTCCTGAATGAGTACATTTTCAAATGTACTCATTCCGGCACCGCCATACTTAAAATCAATATTGGTCGCAAACAACTTTGATTCCTGCCCCAATCTCATCAGAGTCCTGGCTTGCTCTGGCTCAATTCCTCCCTGTTGAGTCACCGTGTTCTCCAATGGCACGAGGTGTTCCCAAGTAAAGCGACGTGCTTTTTCGACCAGCACATGCTGGTCTAGTGTTAACTGAGTCATCACTTCTTCCTTCTGACATCCAGATAAATTCAGATGATCTAATAATGAAATGTCGACATATCTTCACAAACCTGACGAAATGCCTCAGCAAAATATTTAGCATCATCGTGAGTAAGGGTTAGTGGTGGCTGAATCCGCATCACTCGGTTACTATTTGCGGTCATAAATGTCAAAATCTGGTGTTCTTGTGCCAACTTAGTGACAATGCGCAAAACGAACATGTCTTCCATGCCTTGCTCTATCTCATGCAGGGCCTCATCAATATGGTATTTAGCCTTATCTGACAACAGATAGTAGGTTCCAACAGCATCCCAACTGAAACGGTGAGCCAACTCATTAACTGTGGCAGCAACACTTCCAGCAAAGGGTTGCTCGAACTCAATAGCTAACATGAGGCCTTTTCCCCGAACCGATTTCACAAACGGATAGTCGTCAGCAACATCCTGTAATAATTTTTTCAAATAGGACCCCACATCTATAGCATTTTCGGCTAGTTTTTCTTCTTCAATCAACTTAAGTGCACTCAAAGCAACAGCAGCAGCCAAATTTCCTCCGCCAAATGTTGATGTATGCAATATAAATCGATCTATACTGCCATAAGCCGCATCCCACACTTTAGGGGTCGAAATTGTGGCACCAATAGGAATGACACCGCCAGACAACGATTTCGATAACGTCAGAATATCAGGACACACCTGCTCCCACTCACAGTAGAACATTTTTCCAGTACGCCCCAGTCCCGTCTGGATTTCATC contains:
- a CDS encoding acyl-CoA dehydrogenase family protein, which encodes MTQLTLDQHVLVEKARRFTWEHLVPLENTVTQQGGIEPEQARTLMRLGQESKLFATNIDFKYGGAGMSTFENVLIQEQLGVTKDILIRRATGNIYECLMLGTVAQQERYLFPALKGKRWCSLAVSELEAGSDAASIKTCATKSDQGWVLNGRKAYISDAEYSDYFIVAAKTAPELGAKGISLFLVDKNVPGFSFGKSFNMMGFIGTSHNELIFNQIHVEEDALLGEMNQGFKILCQTLGRARLAKVAARGLGKCVRLLDLMTEHAKQRHQFGKPIVETGNIRYILADCAIEIRAARALLWETARRMDQGESCREEISMLKVFVTELLGKVADHAVQIFGASGCHDGHLIESFYRDARLFRIIDGTSEIHRNIIANSLIKQGAPIIVDV
- a CDS encoding methyltransferase; protein product: MLSEMTTAYRKSNALFAFVESKAPLYLSTQDGKTLEQLAQLCHVSQDRFHRLLNYMQSLNVLIKKDDKFYLTEQCSSLSDPNSLETLHVKFELSPISWNAWSQYSASLSKTNSKSAFELSHQEKFFDYLSHEHNKSLKSTFDHLMTKITDTMNKHIIEHIPLNGISSIMDVGGGQGSLAKNIKMHYPHIQCHVMDQYDFTERESEEVTFINGDFFSSIPSRYDAYCMKNVLHNWPDNQAIDILRNCHKAMGKDSVLYIIDMLKDQNDAEAESFDLHMDILLSGKERYQSEFESVAKQAGLSITNTYNLNFSLTGGSQYIIEMKK
- a CDS encoding transcriptional regulator, with the translated sequence MATLKELVDKRSPESRGRIKEKAAELLLETQLYQIPKNLGIAQSSVAAIEQRGNELKISTLKKYIESMGGEMTLGVNLPNGKSMSFST
- a CDS encoding helix-turn-helix domain-containing protein produces the protein MTLQQQALNHPHRDVRTRGTGLLMLARGVKPSQITVEIGCSLRVIYNWVHTWHHCGIAGLLGGHAGGRYLAMTPEMIATAVEAARAESLTLARIAQCVEAKHGSLPCTLETLANTLKKQGLTYKRTRLSLKKSATKWSLLKNPPC
- a CDS encoding IS630 family transposase → MEFAKKSALLSKIKAGAQSGHDRLVYFDEAGFAASPPVQYGWSPRGKPHETEPQDHHRRSVLGALNYTANTLFYQLISGSVTRADVIDFLEQVAQQGDNRLTFLVLDNARIHHGIEEKTRTRWLREHNLILLYLPAYSPELNLIEIVWKQAKYHWRRFITWTQDTMEYELNTLLEGYGDQFAINFS
- a CDS encoding PrpF domain-containing protein, which gives rise to MKKLSFPIRIPLYYVRGGTSTGIVLLQKHLPEKKELKEEIIRHIMGVPLEGKNENNKQLQGLGRETTTSNKAFIIDIDYQAKKVISTFAQLEKESSTVSWEVNCGNMTSSIPLVIRDLPEEKLLMPDGKLSIYNTNTNKNIVCTMANVSPKYQLAHIPGVVGNFPEINVSFADPACSKTKALFPTGNLIDKVNGIPVTCIDVAVPMIIINAQSLGISGYENPNEIKNNQVLQEKIMQIRVEMGIKMGIRQNNGAVMNKKDLTESITQPKVAIVAPSLSKGDITIRYLTPKNVHLSVAVSGGCCLAAACCFPGTVASHLYYANRVNGHSTVRIEHLSGISKFSITHDGDYIKYASVQRNAQILMKGEFFIYNPSDELEKIMTQFLISNSDY
- a CDS encoding sterol desaturase family protein yields the protein MINYFLILWFLFLFIFDIVIYIRKNYRYDIYNRHWKNNFCNFLLTKLISFLFLMPLVIYASTHSLTHMLSHKGAVLSIIIAIIILDLAGYLFHRISHKNQFMWKFHEIHHLDEVLDATTGLRVHFMESIFHTCLNFIIIWILGISMEAILLHSIIGFIIAIFHHSKVTLQIKFEKTLSYLITTPRFHEPHHDKEYENNNTNYSFIFSVWDRFLKTYHKETFKRDWNYGLAYQRDVDMFESIIRPLKKN
- a CDS encoding helix-turn-helix transcriptional regulator, producing MNVISKKSNKNISKKQPIDCKVNLVTQKLHSDSECRNMGWYNIYLPKQQGQSNFRCFNISKEIYFTKSYYYGKEPLFSKSNYLYDTTLMIFGLKGKSHLGLSATQLNHTINAGDIWLFNLHHLHNPALYRLSTPNLRHEMAVLKFPTERLKRAFSANDEKLMSIFNLEVSHVAIQQDNDEWIAPLVENPLKTPFDRIKAESRALELISHWLLPLGQYISITSKDHSDSCCYQSTAVEKAREILIAELTNPPTLYDLAKQVGMSHTRLNQNFKRNYGKTVFDWLRGYRLQLAKTYLQDRQYSITFIAHLCGFSSTSHFIQTFRQHEGCTPVTYRTNYLSKEIYHVD
- a CDS encoding MFS transporter, giving the protein MLIKLPTHYLSLFPLMIMLLGNAIAHSLFMIGFPIIGRTMGINELLTGTLLSVSAFSMMIFAPFWGRYTDKHGQKAPVVIGIVSTALFLILTAGVIKFHTSFELTIPLLFSLFLLLKLTQSIGVAGLMPSAQAYVVNQTSHHERLSGMGVIGATFGFGSIIGGYLAMSSGITQFPSALFILGVIMLIISLGHRFLKTRPLSHVPQNTMLPYSSCPQPHNSILPFALITFCVLLVYGMLQQTTGLRLQDQLGFSTQEALKGSGELLISSMISMAAGQVIFTNFTTKYAGRLMIIGFFFGLLSLIYLAISNTYICMLIAMVCLGGAMSLIIPANLTLLSQTVGEKHQAYAASINLIGKGLGWAAGPVMGVVFYQYTPTLPVWFSMIFFLVALGIVIYQRKNRLILQ